The Thermodesulfobacteriota bacterium genomic sequence TTATGGTTCTGCTATCCGGGCCAATTCTGTTTTATGGTTTGATATCTTTGAAAAACAGCAAGTTAAACAAGGAGCCTCTTTTAGTGACAGAGCAAAAAAAACCTCCGGTATTTGGTGTTATCAGACAGCGTATTTTCGGGATTCCGGTTGATCGGAAAATACTGTTTTCCAACCCTAAAAATATTTACAAGAAAAAAATTGAGAAGCGGCAGCGAAAGCTGATTGTCAAGATTTCCTTTATCAAACCTTTTATAAAGGAAAACGAAAGAGTACTTCTGATCACCACCGGATATTCACCGATTTCAACTATCGAAAAATACCTTATCGGCTGGCTTTTTATTTATCTAAAAAGATCTTTATTTATTTTCACCAACAAGCGCATTTTTCATATACCGACCACTCCGATTTATTCATACAGAAATTCGATCGCACAGATCCTTTATTCACAATGCAACTCGATATACATGAAGGGGAAATCCCTCGTGGTCAGGTACGCAAAACATGGGAGTAAAGATAAATTTATCGGTATAGCCGGAAAAGAAAAAAATAAAATCAAACAACTGCTCAAAACCATACGATGGGAGCCAATAGAGGGTGACACTTCTACCAGAACACACCTTTGCCCACGATGCACCAATGAGCTTCCTGCTGATAGCTATATCTGCGAAAGTTGTAAACTGAAGTTTAAAACAAACGCTGTTGCGGTCATCATTTCTATATTATTTCCCGGTGGTGGCTATTTTTTCACCCGACAGTATTTTCTGGGAATAATTGCTGCTTTAACAGAGGCAATCCTCGCAATTTATCTGGTGATATCTTGGCTTAATACACTCAATGGTGATAAAAATGGTATTTTTTCTCTGATCATCTATGCATTCGCCATTCTTTTCGTAAAAGCAATCTCCATTCTCCATTCTTTAGACTTTATTAAAGAATTTATTCCTAAGAAAAAAAATCCGTTCTTAAAACACACCGATAGAAATCCAAACCTAACTTCTCAATAAATTTTCATGCCCGACTGGGCACAACGACGCATGAAACCTAAGGTTCGGCCGGGGAATTGCCTATGGGCCTGTTACCATACTTAACAATCCTATCTGGAGATGAACCTACGACAGCTATCTCGCTTCAAAAGGCTTAAAAACATCTTTTTTCTTTTATAGGAGTTGTAAACTATTTTAAAGGGTCATCCGTCTTATGGTTTTAAAAGATAAGAAAAAGGAGACACGGCAATGAAAAAAATAGCCCTATTGATATCAGTAATGCCGGTCTTTTTTTATGCGACCATCGATTTTGTTCAGGCAGGCATATCGGGTAACAGACAGATTAAACAGCAAAAAAGAATCCATCAGGGATTAAAAAGCGGAGAACTGACCAAACAGGAGGCTCTCCGGCTTGAACGGGAACAGCGCCGCATTCAAAAAACAAAACAGAAGGCATTGAAAGATGGTAAACTGACACAAAAAGAACGATTTCGGTTGGAACATCAGCAAGATAAGGCCAATAAACATATTTACCGCTTAAAACACAATAAAAAGAACAACTAGGACGGAAATCATGGACAGACACCTGCCCAGCGGTTAATATAGGCACCTATGTCTCCGAGGATTCAACAAAAATGCCGCCCCCTTACCGATGGAATCGCTCCCCCGTGGATCCCTCTGGTAAAGAGGGCCAAAGCCGGTAGCCGAAGCGCATTTACCGAACTTGTGGGCCTGTTTGAAGACGATATATTTAAAATGATTTTCTACCGCCTACGAACGCAAATGGATACGGAAGATATCACTCAGGACGTTTTCCTGCAGGCTTTTAGTAAATTGTCTGGCCTTAAAAAGGCTGAGCGGTTTAAAAGCTGGCTTTTTTCCATTGCGATCAACCGGATCAGGGATTTTAATCGTAAAAAACATTTCCGGTCGCTTTTTAAAATGACCGGCACCAGCAATGAAATAATAACAGACACACCAATAAACCACCAAACTGAACCGATCAACGAACTGATGAGGCAGGATTTCTGGAAACAGATCGGCCTGATTTTAGATCAGCTGCCACCCATGGAAAGGGAAGTCTTTCTGCTTAGATTTATGGACCATCTCAGCATAAAAGAAATTTCCCAGGCTTTAAAAAAAAGTGAGAGTACAGTAAAAACACATCTGTACCGTGCGCTGGTGAAATTTCGCAACAATTCGAAAACATTACATATACTTAAGGAAGAATTGGCATGAGTTTTAAGCAAAAACCACATCCGGATGAAAGCCAGCTGCTGTTGGCAATCGTTGATGAGACCAAACTGCCTGATTCCATTCGTAAGCATTTGTCAGTATGCCCCAGGTGTCGCGCCGATATCAAAATGATCGAACAAGATTTGAACAACCTGAGCCAAAAAGCAAGGCAACTGGCCCCTGTGATGCACAGAAAGATCTCTTTGCCTGTGGAAAAATCTTCAATAATATACAGATGGATGCATGACTGGCGGATTTCTTTCGGTGCAGTTGCCGCAACCGCTGCCGCAACCGCAATGGTTTTAATAGTAGTCTGGTTGTCGCTACCAAGCTCAATCCCAGATGAAGATTCACTCGATATCATCTCGCAGATATCATGGAGGGACGATAATTTTATGGCAGAAATCAGTGCACTTGCCGAAAACGTTCTTCCCCAGGTCTATCTTGATATCATTGAGGAATCTTACTTAGGCACAGACGATGAATTTATTAAATCTGTTGTTCCATCCACTGAAACAGACTCCCTGTCTTACTATCAGGAGAGGAAAGGAGTTAAGCCATGTTAAGAAAGGTTTTTTATGTAGCCCTATTGTTTGTTTTCCTTATTTCACCTGCCACAGTCACCGCAAAAAATACAGGTTTAGGGAAATGGTGGCACCGCCCGCAGGCATCTGAAAAACTCAACCTGAGCAAAGAAGAAATAAACAAGCTGGACGAACAATTTGTTGACAGCCGGCGAAAGCTCATAAAGCTTGAAAGTGCATTGAGGAGCGAACAGTTTGAACTCGACAATCTGCTGGAAAACGAGCACCTCGACGAAAAAGCAACTGTCAAACAGTTTGCCAGATTGCAGCAAGCGCGAACCGATCTGGCCAATGAACAGTTTAGATTTTTACTTGAGATAAGAAAGATTTTGGGTCTGGACCGTTTCCGACAACTGAAACAATACAAACAATTGCGACGTCAGAAGATACGTAAAGAGCTGGGATCTAGGCGGGATCGTCCTAAGAAAAGGTCCAGCTTCGATTAATGGAAAAAGCCTTGTGATCATCTTCCGGTTTACTTGCCTGTTTGCCCTGTGAAATGTAGCGGCTGTTTTGCAGGGCATTTCTTTTGTTAAATATTTTTTGATCTTCCCTGGTAAATCCCGCAAGGATGGTTTTTATTTGCCTTTTCTGTCTTGACTTTATCCTTTTTAGTGGTGTAGGGTATAACTAAAACTAATAAACAACCTTTTGGAGAAAACGATGCGAAAGGAGTGTTTGAAATTACCTATATTGGCCTTCTCAGGTTAGTCTATCCCTTTGGAGGCTTTTTGCGTTTTAACAACCCTAATCTTTGAGATAGGGCTGGATAGCGGCAGAAACTCATACATTAATTTCAACCAATAACAAAGGAGGGAAAAATGAGCGAAAGTGTATATAAAATCATCGATCTGGTTGGAAGCAGCCCCAATTCATGGGAAGAAGCGGCAAAAAACGCAGTAGAGACAGCGGGGAAAAGCCTCCGGGATTTAAGGGTCGCAGAGATTGAAAAACTGGATATGAAAGTAGAAGATGGCAAAGTGACAGCCTTTCGCGCAAAAGTGCAGCTTTCATTTAAATACGTAACGGAATAATCAGCCTGCCAACCATTCTTGTTGTCCTGGTAGAATTAACTTTCCGGAGGCAGTAAGACAGAATTAAAAAATAATATTTCTATTCAAAGCCTCCATGGAAGTTGTGTATCACCATGGAGGCTTTTTTTATTTTGAATTGTAACATAGATAGGTTTACATTTTTTTAAAAGATTCTCATTATGAAAACAACATTTAAAAAAATTGCTGAAATGATGCATCATTCCTGTCCGGATGAATGTTTTGCCATAGACTTCTGGGACGGGGATAAAATCTCTTTTGGAGAGACCCCTTGTGTTACACTGCGTTTGAAAGACGAGGGATGTGTAAAAAGAATCATTAAGAGCGGCTATTGTGGGTTTGGAGAATCCTATATGGATAAAGCAATTGAAATAAAGGGAGATTTGCTGAAGCTTTTTTACATGGGATTTTCCATTAATTTTGATGAAAGCAGGCTCTCTTTGGTAGAGAAACTGAGGTTTTTTATCATTTCACTGCTAAATCGTGACACACTTCGTCGCGTACCGAAAAATATTTCTCATCATTATGACCTGGGTAATGAATTCTATACCCTCTTTCTCGATAACACCATGACTTATTCCTGCGCTTATTTTAATAAAAAGGACGATTCTCTTAACCAGGCACAACTCAATAAATATGAACATATTTCACGCAAGCTTTTGCTTAAACCGGGTGAATCTCTTCTGGACATCGGATGCGGCTGGGGAGGGATGCTGATCTATGCTGCTCAAAACTACGGAATAAACGGTGTTGGAATCACCCTTTCAAAAAATCAGCATGAATATGCCAATCAAAAAATCGAGGAGTTGGGACTTAAGGATCAAATAAAGGTCATATACAAGGACTATCGGCAGTTAAGCGGAAAATTTGATAAAATTATTTCCATCGGCATGTTTGAACATGTGGGGAAAAAATTCATTCCGATTTTTATAAAAAAGGTATCGGATTTGTTAAAAAGTGAAGGGCTGGGTCTGTTGCATACCATTGGAAAAGACACACCGTCTCCGGGTGATCCCTGGACATTAAAATATATCTTTCCCGGTGGATATATTCCTTGTTTGAGTGAAATTGTACAGGAAATGGGAAAAACCGGCTTTTCCATTCTCGATGTGGAAAATCTGCGCCAACACTATGCAAAAACACTAGAGCACTGGACAGAGAACTATGAGAAAAATGTCGAAAAGGTCCGAGAAATGTTTGATGAATCTTTTGTGAGGCGGTGGCGTCTGTTTTTAAACGGATCAATTGCGGGATTCAGATATGGGAATACCCGCCTGTTTCAAGTTCTTTTCTCCAATGGACTAAATAATGAACTGCCACCGACACGAGCCCACGTTTATCGTGAAATATAATGGAGGATATTGCTCACATGAAGGCACCGCCCACCCACTGAAAACCGGATGGGCGGTGATCGATAAAAATCAGGTTTATTTAAGATCACGCACCGGTAGAGCGCGGTAAGCGCGCTTGTGGGCTTTTCTAACCGTATAGTGATAAACGTTGTCAAAGTTGAAAATACTGGCGGTTGGCCCGATTTCACTGACCTCCGACGTCCAGATCCATCCACAGGTAAGTCGTATCTCAGGCACTATTTTAACCCACTGGCCACAGGCAGTCTCATAACCCCGATATTTTTTATCTTTAATGCTGAGACTTTCCAGCTCCTTTAGAGTCGGAAGGCGCCAGTTGTCATACTTCTTTTCAAGGGTGAGCGGAAAAGTGTATTTTACCCATTTTTCCGCCTGCTTCCAATTAATATCGCCGTGATTATCCGTTTTGGCCCACATGACACCCAGCTGATGATCCGTAACCGTGCCATCCCCGTTATCGGTAAAACGGTCACCGGCGAGAGCCGGAGCAGCAAGAAGGAACAGTGACATGGCAACTATAAAAATGATTGCTGATGATATCCTTTGGGACATTTTTTCCTCCCTATATAAAGCCTGTACGTATGATGACCCACTGGCCAGCAAAAAAACGAACTGCCGGTCTGTTGCACAGCGTTGTTTTTTACCGAATGCTATTTAAGATGAATACGCTTTCTTAACCGCTCGGCATTTTTTTCATCCCGGTAAGAAATGCAGGTCACGGGGCAACGACGAAACATTTTTTCTGCCACCGACCCGATGAAGACACTCTCCAGGTCCGTACGTCCTTTGATTCCCATAACCACCATATCGATTTTTTCTTCGATAATAATTTTTAAAAGTTCATCAATGGGATTACCGACTCTAAAGATGGCCTTTAGGTTTTCGCCTTTAAGGGCGGATTTGTTTTGCATTTCTTGCAAAATAGTTTTGCGTTCTTCCTTAAGCGTTGACACATAATTATCGCCATCCACTTCATAACCCATTGATGCCACCGAGGCCACTGCTTCAACATCCCGTGAGTTTATCACATTTGCCACAATGAGTTGTGCATCCAGACTTTTTGCCAGTTTCGCCGAATAATCGAATAGACCTTCAGCATATTCTGAAAAACCCAAAGCCACCAGTATGTTATTTATACCATCCATAATGCTTTTTTCCTTTTTGTCTTCCGCCGGGCTCTCCTTTTTTATACCGGAAAGCTCCGGCGGATTCACTACGTATTGGGTAACCCAACCGGTCAGGTTGCCGGAACATTACCCCGTTTGGGAATTCGCGGTCTTTGTATCAGGTATATCAGCCCGAAAATAGCAAGACCGATGGGATATACCCAGTAACGCTGGTCATGGGGGATACCAATCCAACTCGAGACCGCATCCGGACGCATAAGGGCCACAGTTACAGATAAAAGCAACGGGATCTCATAGAACTTAACCTTTGCCACAAACCACCTCTGGGTCGCTGAAGCAAAAGCAAAGTTCCCCAAACATGCCATCAGAAAAATAAGAATCCCCTGGGGCCAGCTGGTAATTTTATGAAGTATCAGATCGCTGTTAAAAATAAACATAAAGGGCAAAATTGCCGTACGGATATCATACATAAAGCCCTGCAAGCCGGTGGGAATCGGTGGAGACTTGGCAATGGCAGCTGCCGCGTATGCGGCCAATCCCACCGGTGGGGTGTCATCCGCCAGAATTCCGAAGTAAAAACAAAACAGATGGGCGGACATCAGCGGAACAATAAAGCCTGCGGCACCACCGATATGAACGATAACCGGTGCCGTCAAAGATGCCATAACGATGTAAGTGGCCGTGGTGGGAAGTCCCATTCCTATCACCAGGCTTGCAATTGCGGTGATGATGAGCATCAGGTAGATATTGCCCCCGGATATGGTTTCAACGATCTGGGTAATAAGACCGCCAAGACCCAGTGCCACCACCCCCACTATTATTCCGGCCGCGGCAGTGGCCAGGGCCACAGATACCATATTTCTTGCGCCGGTAGCCATGGCGGAAAAAATATCAATTACACTTTGCTTGAACGCAGGCCCGATCGGTTCTTTTTTAATGTATGCCTTTACCGGGTTCTGTAAAAACATGATAATTGCCATCACCCATATGGCGTTAAAAGCGGCCAGCTCCGGTGAGTGTCTGACCACAATCAACTCAAACAGGAGCATGACCAGCGGTATGAGAAAATGAATGCCACTGATTAATGTTTTGAAGAAAAGAGGAAGCTCTTGGCGGGATAAACCCCTCAATCCGAGCTTGGATGCCTCTATGTGGGTGATATAAAAAAGGGCTGCATATGAGGCAAAGGCAGGGACTGCGGCTGCCTTGACGACTTCAATATACGGCACATTTACATATTCAGCGATTATAAATGCCGCCGCACCCATAATAGGCGGGGCAAGCTGGCCGTCGGTGCTTGCTGCAACTTCAACCGCCGCCGCCTTGGTGGGTGGATACCCCACCTTTTTCATCATCGGTATGGTAAATGTCCCGGTGGTGACTATATTTGCGATACTGGACCCGGATACCATTCCGGTCAAACCGCTGCCCACAATGGCTGCCTTGGCGGGTCCGCCTTTAAACCCACCCAAAAGGGCCAGGGCAAGCTGGATAAAATAATGGCCTGCGCCGGCCTTGTCCAGCATCGCTCCGAAAAGCACGAACAGAAACACAATGGTCGCAGAAACGTCCAGGGGGATACCGTAAATTCCCTCGGTGGACATGGTCATCTGCCCCATGAACCGGTTGAGCGAAACCCCTTTGAATGCGATCACATCGGGCATATAAGGACCGAAAAACGAATACAGGATAAAAACCGTTGCAATAAAAGGCAGGGCCGGCCCGATCACCCGGCGGGATGCTTCCAGCAAAAGGATCACCAGAATGGCTCCAAAAATAAGATCCCTTAGTATGGGTGAGCCATAACGGGTGGTCATGCCTGCATAATCGATGGCAATGTAAAGGGCGGAGAAAGCCGCCAGGATCGCTATCAAATAATCGAATATGGGAATTTTTGTTTTGGTGGACAGAAATTTAAGGCCGAAATGTGTTTTCTTAAACAGGGGATAATTTAGAAAAACAATAAGAAGTGCGAAACCGAGGTGGATGGCCCTGATGAATGTGGAATCGAGAATGAGCCAGCTGGCGATGGACAGCTGAAAAAAGCTCCAGATTACCGCAATGGTGGGAATCACATACTTTGAAGGTCCCCGGGGCTTTCGCCCGATACCCTCTTCTTCCTCGGCCATCTTTCTTGCTAACTCCAGACCATCATCCTTTTCAATCATTTCATTATTACTCATATTTATCACCTAATCAGTCAAGAGTAGAAGGCGATTTTATCATCGCCTGGATACTTAAAACCTGAATATTTTAAAGAGAGTAAAGCTTACCGGCATTGGCTGGTTGTCTGAATAAAGAATGGGTTGAAGAAAAATGCAGGTACAAATAGCACAGCCGAAATGGTGCCGGTGAAATCAGTATTAGGCAACGGGACCGGTGATTCATATCGGTCCCGTTGCCTGAAGGGCAGGTATTTTTTAAAACGACTATTTAAGGCCGGCTTCCTTATAGTACTTCAATGCACCAGGGTGCAATTCTGCGGAAAGGCCTTCCAGCATACCCTCTTTGGTCAGCACCGCATAAGCGGGATGCAGCTTTTTAAAAGCGTCAAAGTTGTCAAAAACCTCTTTGGTCACTGCATATACCACGTCGTCCGGCACTTTGGCAGAGGTGACAAAAGTCGCTTTCACACCGAAAGTGTCCACATTTTCCGTGTTCTCAGCACCGGGATACAAATTAACCGGAATGTATGCCTTGGCATAGTAAGGATATTTTGCCAGAAGGCTGTCTACACCGGTGATTGAGGCAAAGCGTACTTTCCTTGCGCCCGAGGTTGCTTCCTTGATTGACCCACTGGGATGCCCCACTGTGTAAAAGAATGCATCGATCCTACCGTCCTGGAGGAGGCTGGCCGATTCTGCAGCTTTAATTCCTTCGGCAGTCATATCTGCCTTGTAGTCGATTCCAACCGCTTCCAGGGCATCGATGGAGTTCTGACGCTGGCCTGAACCCGGGTTACCGATATTTACTCTTTTACCTTTGAGGTCGGCGATATCATTGATGCCGGCATCAACCGCAGCCACCAGGGTGATGGACTCCGGATGGATGCTGAATACCGCCCTTAAGTCTTCCTGCTTGCCTTTGTCTTTCCACTCCGCGAGACCGTTAATGGCCTGATACTGCCTGTCCGACTGCACCACACCAAACTGGAGATCGCCCGCCATAACTGCGTTTACATTAAAGACCGATCCGCCGGTAGATTCCACCGTACAACGAATCCCGTACACATCTTTTTTCTTGTTCACAATCTTGGCAATGGCACCGCCAGTGGGATAATAAACGCCGGTAATCCCGCCGGTACCTATGGTTATAAAAGTGGTTTTTGGTGCTGCCGCCTCTTCTGTTGCCTGTTTTTCACCTGAAGGCCCACACCCGACAACAAGCGCAAATCCGAACATCAGGACCACACCCAAAATGAGTATTTTTTTCATCATTACCTCCTTTTTTTAATTAAAGATTTTTTAAATGACATACGCCCAAGTTCTCATCTTCCTTTTTTTATCCCCCCCTTCATATACTTAAATAAAATGAGTTTCATTCAAGTATTGGTCCTGTCTATCAAAATAAATTATCCAATGCAACAGTTTTATAAAACCGGCAAATTGTGAATGAATCATAATAATTTCAGATTATTAAAAAGCCCAACCGTTCTTGAGGTTATTTTTTGCCATTTGGTGTAAATGCTTGCGCCAGGTCAAAATAGTATCTTGACTCCTCGTTGCGTCCTCTTTTCCAACACCCCTTGGCATATATTTGGCATTTTTCTTTTAGCATTTTCACTGCATCGATGCGCTGATCCTTTGAAAGCTGTCCGCTTTGAATTATTTTTTTCAGTGAACGTATCCGGTATTTATCAAGTTGCGGTGTTTTTGACAGTTGGTCCCCATGACCACCCCTTTTAACTATAAGCGGGGTGTCTATTAAAAAAACAGGGTATTTCCGGCTTATCCTAAGCCACAAATCGTAATCTTCACATGCAGGAAGGCTTTCATCAAACATCCCTGTTTTATCAAAAATTCTTTTTCTCATCATGACCGCAGAAGGACTCACGATGCAAAGGGGCAAACAGTGTTTAAAAATCATTCCGGAAAATTTTTGGTGGCGTTTCTTGGGATTTACCCTCTTGCCGTTTCGGAGCCACAGCTCTTCGGTCTGGCATATCAAAGCAGCGGGATTTGAGTGGAAAAAATCAACCTGGCTGGACACTTTCCCCGATAACCAAAGGTCATCCGAGTCAAGGAAAGCAATCAACTGCCCGGATGCGCAAGATATCCCCGCATTTCTGGCCGCACTTACTCCGCGGTTGTCCTGCCTGAGCACGATGATATCCCGGGCATATGCATCAAGGATATCCATGGTGTTATCCGTGGACCCGTCATCCACCACAATCAGTTCAATATTGTCAAAGTGCTGTGACAAGACGGAATCAATGGCCTCTTTAAGTATCCAGCCCCTGTTGTACGTTGGGATAATGACACTGACAGTGGGGTTTTGATTATCAATTTTCTTCATTATTATGATTTTTAATACTAA encodes the following:
- a CDS encoding RNA polymerase sigma factor, translated to MSPRIQQKCRPLTDGIAPPWIPLVKRAKAGSRSAFTELVGLFEDDIFKMIFYRLRTQMDTEDITQDVFLQAFSKLSGLKKAERFKSWLFSIAINRIRDFNRKKHFRSLFKMTGTSNEIITDTPINHQTEPINELMRQDFWKQIGLILDQLPPMEREVFLLRFMDHLSIKEISQALKKSESTVKTHLYRALVKFRNNSKTLHILKEELA
- a CDS encoding periplasmic heavy metal sensor; translated protein: MLRKVFYVALLFVFLISPATVTAKNTGLGKWWHRPQASEKLNLSKEEINKLDEQFVDSRRKLIKLESALRSEQFELDNLLENEHLDEKATVKQFARLQQARTDLANEQFRFLLEIRKILGLDRFRQLKQYKQLRRQKIRKELGSRRDRPKKRSSFD
- a CDS encoding dodecin family protein, translating into MSESVYKIIDLVGSSPNSWEEAAKNAVETAGKSLRDLRVAEIEKLDMKVEDGKVTAFRAKVQLSFKYVTE
- a CDS encoding cyclopropane-fatty-acyl-phospholipid synthase family protein, which translates into the protein MKTTFKKIAEMMHHSCPDECFAIDFWDGDKISFGETPCVTLRLKDEGCVKRIIKSGYCGFGESYMDKAIEIKGDLLKLFYMGFSINFDESRLSLVEKLRFFIISLLNRDTLRRVPKNISHHYDLGNEFYTLFLDNTMTYSCAYFNKKDDSLNQAQLNKYEHISRKLLLKPGESLLDIGCGWGGMLIYAAQNYGINGVGITLSKNQHEYANQKIEELGLKDQIKVIYKDYRQLSGKFDKIISIGMFEHVGKKFIPIFIKKVSDLLKSEGLGLLHTIGKDTPSPGDPWTLKYIFPGGYIPCLSEIVQEMGKTGFSILDVENLRQHYAKTLEHWTENYEKNVEKVREMFDESFVRRWRLFLNGSIAGFRYGNTRLFQVLFSNGLNNELPPTRAHVYREI
- a CDS encoding DUF1566 domain-containing protein translates to MSQRISSAIIFIVAMSLFLLAAPALAGDRFTDNGDGTVTDHQLGVMWAKTDNHGDINWKQAEKWVKYTFPLTLEKKYDNWRLPTLKELESLSIKDKKYRGYETACGQWVKIVPEIRLTCGWIWTSEVSEIGPTASIFNFDNVYHYTVRKAHKRAYRALPVRDLK
- a CDS encoding universal stress protein; this translates as MDGINNILVALGFSEYAEGLFDYSAKLAKSLDAQLIVANVINSRDVEAVASVASMGYEVDGDNYVSTLKEERKTILQEMQNKSALKGENLKAIFRVGNPIDELLKIIIEEKIDMVVMGIKGRTDLESVFIGSVAEKMFRRCPVTCISYRDEKNAERLRKRIHLK
- a CDS encoding TRAP transporter permease, yielding MSNNEMIEKDDGLELARKMAEEEEGIGRKPRGPSKYVIPTIAVIWSFFQLSIASWLILDSTFIRAIHLGFALLIVFLNYPLFKKTHFGLKFLSTKTKIPIFDYLIAILAAFSALYIAIDYAGMTTRYGSPILRDLIFGAILVILLLEASRRVIGPALPFIATVFILYSFFGPYMPDVIAFKGVSLNRFMGQMTMSTEGIYGIPLDVSATIVFLFVLFGAMLDKAGAGHYFIQLALALLGGFKGGPAKAAIVGSGLTGMVSGSSIANIVTTGTFTIPMMKKVGYPPTKAAAVEVAASTDGQLAPPIMGAAAFIIAEYVNVPYIEVVKAAAVPAFASYAALFYITHIEASKLGLRGLSRQELPLFFKTLISGIHFLIPLVMLLFELIVVRHSPELAAFNAIWVMAIIMFLQNPVKAYIKKEPIGPAFKQSVIDIFSAMATGARNMVSVALATAAAGIIVGVVALGLGGLITQIVETISGGNIYLMLIITAIASLVIGMGLPTTATYIVMASLTAPVIVHIGGAAGFIVPLMSAHLFCFYFGILADDTPPVGLAAYAAAAIAKSPPIPTGLQGFMYDIRTAILPFMFIFNSDLILHKITSWPQGILIFLMACLGNFAFASATQRWFVAKVKFYEIPLLLSVTVALMRPDAVSSWIGIPHDQRYWVYPIGLAIFGLIYLIQRPRIPKRGNVPAT
- a CDS encoding TAXI family TRAP transporter solute-binding subunit, with protein sequence MKKILILGVVLMFGFALVVGCGPSGEKQATEEAAAPKTTFITIGTGGITGVYYPTGGAIAKIVNKKKDVYGIRCTVESTGGSVFNVNAVMAGDLQFGVVQSDRQYQAINGLAEWKDKGKQEDLRAVFSIHPESITLVAAVDAGINDIADLKGKRVNIGNPGSGQRQNSIDALEAVGIDYKADMTAEGIKAAESASLLQDGRIDAFFYTVGHPSGSIKEATSGARKVRFASITGVDSLLAKYPYYAKAYIPVNLYPGAENTENVDTFGVKATFVTSAKVPDDVVYAVTKEVFDNFDAFKKLHPAYAVLTKEGMLEGLSAELHPGALKYYKEAGLK
- a CDS encoding glycosyltransferase, which gives rise to MKKIDNQNPTVSVIIPTYNRGWILKEAIDSVLSQHFDNIELIVVDDGSTDNTMDILDAYARDIIVLRQDNRGVSAARNAGISCASGQLIAFLDSDDLWLSGKVSSQVDFFHSNPAALICQTEELWLRNGKRVNPKKRHQKFSGMIFKHCLPLCIVSPSAVMMRKRIFDKTGMFDESLPACEDYDLWLRISRKYPVFLIDTPLIVKRGGHGDQLSKTPQLDKYRIRSLKKIIQSGQLSKDQRIDAVKMLKEKCQIYAKGCWKRGRNEESRYYFDLAQAFTPNGKK